ATATACAACACAGAGTTCAACACTTTCCCAACGGTCACAAGTTTGAATCAATATAAAACGATTTCTCCCCAATTTTCACATAATAGTTTAACAAATCTAGGAACATGAGTTAAAGCATATAGTTTCAGCTGAAAAAAGATAGAAAAATTATGCAAAGAGAATTGTTACTGTTACAGAACATCAAAACCTAGGAGACTAAACACTCACCAAAGAAGTACAATTAACCCATTTAGATCGAAAGAATATGAAGTTCTtttcaagaggaagaagaagcggtACAACACTAAATACCTGCTGCTTTTCCGGGAATTTTGCCGAGAAAGTGAGAGAAGATTTCGATATCTGCAGGGAAGGAAGCAGACAGGAGAGCCCACTTACGAGGACTCTTCGAATATGCGtgttgaataatattaaaaCTCAAAATTCTTTTGGCAATTTATGGGCCTTCTTTAAACCCATTTACTTCTTACGACCCACTATATGACCCTGCCAATTTTTTATTAGAATATTGTTTTTGTGAGATGTTAttcatatagattttttttatataacctTGGTGTGATCCCAAAAACTTTCTATACCCAAGGACTAATCACCAAGAGATCCATAGAAATCCAGATTTTACTGCCACTTAAAAGCGTCTATGGGTAGCCAAAGAGAATCGAACCCAGAACGGAAGCTCCAGCTGGAACTCCTTTACCACTAGGCCAATACCACTTGGTTATATGCATATAGATTCAAGTCATTCAACCCTAGGAATTTCTCAAGTAATCTTCATCTTTTTTCCTTGCTTTTTCTTTTCGATGATCTTTGTCTATACACTATCTTTCTCTTGTAATCTTCTTCCCTCTCCAATGGCTTTGTGGTTGGCTGACTCAAACCGAGAGAAACACTAGCTAGTCTTAAAAATATTAGACGAGAATACATGTGGAGATTGTGGTAGAGAAAACAGTCATTTCATACTCAACATATCGCGATATGTTCGATTCATACCTGATTTATATGGTCGTGCTAAAACATacatgaattttttaaaaaaattaaataacatacctaatgtttatttttttggccAAATCATACCTCAGTCGTCACATCAGCTGACACGTCATCTAATTTTGATGGTCTATATGCTATATCAGCTAATTTTGCTGatctatagaaaaaaaatttagaaaaattgaaaatttataaatttttatcatttagtaaaactaacaaaaattaattaaataattaaattttaaccttatataaaaaatatatcctTAAATATTTCGATCATATCATGATACCGTTCTTATAAGAGTTATATATGTTGTCATGTATCAAATTTTGCAGTGTGTTACTCTTGATTAATCAGGAATatgttatttacatttaaaGAATTTAGTTTAAcgtatcataatttttttaataaacacaaCCATAATTAATCGAGAGTAACACGACTGCAATACTAGCATTGAATTTGAATaattacaacatatatataactctTATAAGGATGGTGTTGTGATATGATCGAAACATTTACAAGTCTATCTCTTATgtaagattaaaatttaattctttaattatttttgttaatttcactaaataataaatttttataaaattttacattttctaaaaaaatatttttataaaatgactattttgtttttttaatgtacATGTGGTATCTTCGTCAGCAAAATTAGTTGACGTAGTATCCAAGTCAGCAAAATTTAATGATGTGGTAGCTGATGTGGCGACTTGGGGTATGATTTGGCTAAGAAAATAAACATTAGGTatgttatttgaatttttttgaaaattcaggTATGTTTTAGCACATCCATATAAGTTGAGTATGAATTAAACATATTGCAATATATTGGATATGAAATGGTTGTTTTCCCGCTTTTAGGCAATAGTGCTTCATCCCATCcttcaaaataccaaaaaatcaGTGCAATTTACATGGACCTATTCTATAATGGCAGCCTTCTAGTACTATATCATAGAAAGGAACCTCAAGCCGGCTTAAAAGAAGATactattatttacaaaaatgttttTAGTTTACTGTTTATTTCTAAATTCTGGTTATAGGCAATTTTACTATCATTAGTCgaaaaacatttcaaatttaGATTAAGCAGCTTCTAAAAGAAGTCTAAACAATATGTTTTTTACCGAGCTGACTGAATATATAATTAGCATACATGTTAAAATTTCACTAGTAAGATACTTCAAATGTTTGTATAATATATCTTGTAAACAATAATTGAATGGTTTATTTTGTgatctaataaaatatttcaatccTTCTAGCTTCCATTATAATTTCAGCCAGTGGTGGAGCCAGAAACTTTTTTTAATGggaacaatttttaataaaattttaatataaatgggGTCAGCTGATCCCACTTCCACCGCACTAACTCTGCCCCTGATTTCAGGTAGTCCTTGGTAGTTTAATtgtttaataacaaaaatatcatgATTCTTTTCACAAGACACCAAGAATAGATTCACCATCTGTTCGAGATATCTTAATAAAAAACTTCTAAATTACCAgcgataatttttttaatcaaatcatGTCAGAGATGATGTAAGTAAAACTTGTACCCTCTAGTATAGttcaattttcatttttttttttatttcagcaTTTaggtaaaacttatataattacaaaaatgataagAATTATGGATCATGAGTGGTAGTGGCTTTGGATGAGCTGGAAGACAACTTTTAGACGAGTTAATCTCACATAAGAGTGATTAGATACACttacaggtttttttttttttggtaaaataccCTTACAGGTTGACACACCCCGTCAGAGAATCTCCGGAAGATACTAAGTTTCCGGAAACTTGTCTTTACGTCTTTGTTGTacttaaaaacatatttaaaacaCTATTCAGTCAAGATATATATAATGAGAACTGTACAACATAAAAGTGTTAGGAGACAAGTATTTCATAAACGCATGCATTTGATTGAAAGAATGTGCAAAAGGTATAGAAAATATACTGGTTCAATAGATAAAACAAGTGTATGAAAACGAATTTTTGATCACCTCAAATATATTTTCGAATGTAACTAACATTCAAAAGTGTTAATAATATACGTTAGATTTAATATTCAGTGTTTGTTCCACTGCATGTGTTTCGTTCGATCCAATTTTTCTACGTTAACTTAAATGTTTAATTAGTACTTGCACCTATTCTAACGGCCGTCAGCCTCTCGTTGGTGGCATGTGCTAGTGAACCACTACTCATGTTTTAATCTAATACGCAATAAATGGGGACAAGAATCAAACACCAACAATTATAACAACGCGTTAACGTTAACTAAATGAAtaattatcttttaatttatttgtaaaaaataaaacaaacttaatAATCCTCCATTTTTAGACCCTCTACCTTCTTCACGCGTATTTTTAGACTTTAGAGTCTAACGTAacagtgttcaaaaaaaaaaaagagtctaaCGTAACAAATacttttgtgacaaaaaacAAGAAGTAACAAATACGTTTGTTAACTTTATCACACTTCCATCAAAGTAAAATATACTTCTATCACACTTTTTCTTGGAAATTGATGAAAATGCTTTTTGGATTTACtcatttaatttttagtttctttttctgAACTCTAACAAAGGTTATAAAACTAAGCAAAGAGGTAACGTGTCAATGGAATCAATGGTTCTACCAAAAAAGATTTTATGTAAGAAAGATCTTTTgccaaattattaaatattaactaCATCTCTATCTATCTGTCTCTCCAACTGTATAAAAACAACCTTGAGACAATTTTCATTTCAAGTTTCTCTCCAACTGTATAAAAACATCAAAGCTTggtttctttgttctctcttcttTAACAAAGTCCAGGAGTTATGGTGAGAGTTTTTCTTCTCTACAACCTCATTAACTCATTTCTTCTGTATTTGGTTCCCAAGAAGCTTAGAGTTCTCTTCCCTCCTTCTTGGTACATCGACGACAACATCCCACCACCACTTTCAGAACCGGAACCAAAATCTCAGACAAGGACAGACCCAGTGGATCTGAAACAAGTGTTTCAGATGTTCGACAAGAACGGAGACGGCCGCATCACTAAGGAAGAGCTAAATGATTCCTTGGAGAACCTAGGAATCTTCATGCCAGACAAAGATCTGATCCAGATGATCCATAAGATGGATGCAAATGGAGATGGTTGTGTAGACATACACGAGTTTGAATCTCTTTACGGTTCGATTGttgaagagaaagaggaagaggaTATGAGAGATGCGTTCAATGTGTTTGATCAAGACGGTGATGGGTTTATTAGCGTTGAGGAGTTAAAGTCTGTGATGGCTTCCTTGGGACTCAAGCAAGGTAAAACCCTAGAGTGTTGTAAAGAGATGATTATGCAAGTGGATGAAGATGGAGATGGTAGAGTCAATTACAAGGAGTTTCTTCAGATGATGAAAACTGGTGGATTTAACAatagatcatcatcatcaaattaGAGCTGGTTTTGATCTTTTTACTCCTATGTAAATAATGTCATGCAATGAATCTTGAACTGAATGGTTAAGAACAATTAGATAAaaagatatttgacttttcttaCAAGCCAAATAGGTTGAGAATTGGACGAAGATAGGTTAGTTATTGACTTATTTTTAGTAACTATCTAAAGTTAGGGTTCAAGCAAGATAACACCCTAGAGTTATGCCTATGCAGCATCAGAACAAAACTTTGTTGAAGGCGATTGCAAGCTCTTTTGTATTTTGACAAGgaaaatctttattaaaagagaGGATATAGGGAATACAGAAGAGAAGATCTATCTCCTAAATCAAACTGGTGAAAAATGAACAAGGAAGAACCTGAGACCAAAAATAGACTATACTTGGTTCTGTTGATGATCTCTCTGTTCCAGATCCCTCACATTGTCTACTATGTGTTGAATTCTTTTAGTAAGGCCTTCATTGTGCTGTTCGATATGGTCAAAGAGCATCTCCAGATGCCTTTTGTAAGTAGCGGCTCTCTTTTTCTCTGCAGCTAGCTGCTGCATCAGCTCCTGGATTTTGTCATGCTCATTCTGCAAATGAGGAGACCAAACTCTTTAGAACTTCGTTCCTTTAGCAGTACCAAATGAGAAACAAGCAAACTCAGAATCAAACCATATAGCAACTAATCATGAACCAATGCCACATTGACCGGACAACACAGAAACACCAACAAGAGTGATTGATTCTTTCAGAACATTTAAGGCAGACTGGTAAGAGAATGGCAATAGctgaatctaatatatattacatgtttGACTTCATTTAGCAAAATATAGAGAATACTGATCAATGAAAAGAGCAAGAACTGACCGGGTATTGATCATAGATGCAACCTCTTCGAACCCTTCCAGGCATCAAAGGATGATTATGCTCCTTGACAAACTTGGTGATCACCCATTTACCTGAACTTTCTTTTCTAATCAAGATCATTGCTCTACATCCAACCCTTGTTTCAGCTCTTTGTCTAATAACCTTGTCCCGCTTGCTAGGCAACCTGTACCCTTCCTTGTTACAAACAAGCTGCCTTCCTATGGGAGACCCATCATGCCTTGACCGTGACAGTTTACTAACACGGATGACGAACCCTACTTTTGTAGCGTAAGCATTGTAAAACCCGTGTGCGGCTGCTTCAGATTCAAACTCCTGTCCAACAAAAGGCTCATCCGCCATATCTGCAACTTCCAGAGGGATAGAGTCCGGATCTACTTTCTCATCTTGCTCAAGAGTCATTTCTTCACCAGAGTGTTCACCAATCTCGTTATGGTTTTCTTCATCTTGCTCAATCATTGCTTGACCGGAGCTTTCACCCATTTCATTATGCCCCATCATCATCCCAGCAGCAGCATCACCATTATCAATTCTGAAATCCACTGCAAGCAAAAGGAGTTCAAGAAGATGAACACCATTGCAAGTAGCAATCATAAGGTGAGCAAAACACACAGCAGATATCTAgcaaagaacaagaacaagtcTTTATCCTCTTACAAGAGACCTTTGTGACTGAAACTCTTCCAATTCAAGACATGAAGACAAAGTTCAACTACACAAGTGGTTTCATAACTACAGCCTACAGACTCCACAACAATACAATAAACAAAGCTTAAATGAAACCCGTAGGCCTAAGCATGAAGCTATTCAAAGATTCAATCTTTTAGCAATGGAGAGTTGTGTAAATCATCAAAAGTATCGAAAGATTGAGACTTTTAATCTCAACCCAaatcaaaatctcaaatctGTGATACCCAATTTCAATTAGAGGAACAAAATGACGGTGAATGAATAAAGAATCTTACTTGTAAAGTTTTTCCGGGGGATTCGCCGGCGGCGGATGTAGATCGGAGGCGGCGGCGATCAATTTAGGTTTTTCGATGGGGAAGAGACAGAGAAGGTGATGGATTACTGGGGACGCAATAAACCTATGACGTGGCGAGAGATGATTGGGTCAATATCGGAGAGAAGTCAACTCACCGTTCATTCTAAGCTTTAGGTTGATCGACTCTATGGTTCCTCCGGTGCGCTTCTCCTCGTCTGATAATTCCTGTTATtcgtttggtttagttttttttttgtttttagatttttacacCGTGATTCTCGCCGACAGACGCACCGGTTAGACCGGTATGTCCATTACTTTTGGTAATTGTACAGATCTACCCTTTTATTATCTCTATTTACAGATTCATCCTTATATTTACTAACAACCATTTTATTTCCTAGccttcaacttttttttgtatcaCTAGGCCAGTTCTTTTTACTGTTTTGGTGTAATTTTTTCAATATCCAAATTACATAAACATACATGGTTACCAaagttaatatgtttttttttgtaatatttcattgataattttttttttttgtaattttgttctGTAATATTTCATTGATAATTCATGACGAAAGTCATTTATTTGTTGCTTTTAAATACCATGTTGCAAATTATCTAC
This Brassica napus cultivar Da-Ae chromosome C6, Da-Ae, whole genome shotgun sequence DNA region includes the following protein-coding sequences:
- the LOC106402849 gene encoding calmodulin-like protein 4, which gives rise to MVRVFLLYNLINSFLLYLVPKKLRVLFPPSWYIDDNIPPPLSEPEPKSQTRTDPVDLKQVFQMFDKNGDGRITKEELNDSLENLGIFMPDKDLIQMIHKMDANGDGCVDIHEFESLYGSIVEEKEEEDMRDAFNVFDQDGDGFISVEELKSVMASLGLKQGKTLECCKEMIMQVDEDGDGRVNYKEFLQMMKTGGFNNRSSSSN
- the LOC106402848 gene encoding protein FAR1-RELATED SEQUENCE 6-like isoform X1; the encoded protein is MIATCNGVHLLELLLLAVDFRIDNGDAAAGMMMGHNEMGESSGQAMIEQDEENHNEIGEHSGEEMTLEQDEKVDPDSIPLEVADMADEPFVGQEFESEAAAHGFYNAYATKVGFVIRVSKLSRSRHDGSPIGRQLVCNKEGYRLPSKRDKVIRQRAETRVGCRAMILIRKESSGKWVITKFVKEHNHPLMPGRVRRGCIYDQYPNEHDKIQELMQQLAAEKKRAATYKRHLEMLFDHIEQHNEGLTKRIQHIVDNVRDLEQRDHQQNQV
- the LOC106402848 gene encoding protein FAR1-RELATED SEQUENCE 6-like isoform X3: MMMGHNEMGESSGQAMIEQDEENHNEIGEHSGEEMTLEQDEKVDPDSIPLEVADMADEPFVGQEFESEAAAHGFYNAYATKVGFVIRVSKLSRSRHDGSPIGRQLVCNKEGYRLPSKRDKVIRQRAETRVGCRAMILIRKESSGKWVITKFVKEHNHPLMPGRVRRGCIYDQYPNEHDKIQELMQQLAAEKKRAATYKRHLEMLFDHIEQHNEGLTKRIQHIVDNVRDLEQRDHQQNQV
- the LOC106402848 gene encoding protein FAR1-RELATED SEQUENCE 6-like isoform X2, translating into MDFRIDNGDAAAGMMMGHNEMGESSGQAMIEQDEENHNEIGEHSGEEMTLEQDEKVDPDSIPLEVADMADEPFVGQEFESEAAAHGFYNAYATKVGFVIRVSKLSRSRHDGSPIGRQLVCNKEGYRLPSKRDKVIRQRAETRVGCRAMILIRKESSGKWVITKFVKEHNHPLMPGRVRRGCIYDQYPNEHDKIQELMQQLAAEKKRAATYKRHLEMLFDHIEQHNEGLTKRIQHIVDNVRDLEQRDHQQNQV